CAGGGAGGAGAAGGAGCCGGCGCAGATCGCGGCGGGCACGTTGCCGCGGGCCATCGAGGTGAAGGCGATCGAGGACTGGATGGTGGAGGGGACCAGGGTGAGGAAGAGCAGACCCTGGTAGAGCGGGTCCGTCAGGAAGACCGGGACGAGTCCGCGGGCGGCCAGGCCCAGCAGCGGGAAGACCACGAACGTGCAGGCGAGGACGGTGACGTGCAGCCGCCAGTGCTTGAGGCCGTCCAGGGCCTCACGGGTGGAGAGGCGGGCGCCGTACAGGAAGAAGAGGAAGGCGATCGCCGCCGTGGAAGCTCCGGAGGCCACGTCCGCCGAGGTCCCTCGCGCCGGTACCAGGGCCGCCAGGCCCACGGTGCCGAGCAGCAACAGGATGTACGGGTCGACCGGCATCCAGGCCGGCCACTTCAGGCGCTTCACGGTGCTCCACTTACTCGTGTTGACGGTGGTACGGACATGCCGGGCACCTCCCCTCAGGACGGGGGGTCCCCCTCCATCGTCCTCCTTCACCTCTTGATCGGGAATCCCGCATACCACTCTGACTGTCATCACGTTTCGCGATAGCCTGACGGGCGTGTACGACCCGTCGCAGTTGCGTACGTTCCTGGCGGTGGCGCAGACGCTGAGCTTCACGCAGGCCGCCCGGCGGCTCGGGGTGCGCCAGTCGACCGTGAGCCAGCACGTCCGGCGTCTGGAGGACGCCGCGGGCCGGCAGCTGTTCAGCCGGGACACCCACTCCGTGGAGCTGACCGAGGACGGCGAGGCGATGCTCGGCTTCGCGCGCCGGATCCTGGAGGTGCACGACCAGGCGACGGCGTTCTTCACCGGGACCCGGCTGCGCGGGCGGCTGCGGTTCGGGGCGTCGGAGGACTTCGTGCTGACCCGACTGCCGGAGATCCTGGAGGGCTTCCGGTACGACCATCCCGAGGTGGACCTGGAGCTGACGGTCGAGCTGTCGGGCACCCTGCACGAGCAACTCGCCGCCGGGAAGCTGGATCTGGTGCTGGCCAAGCGGCGGCCCGAGGACCCGCGCGGTGAACTGGTGTGGCACGACCGGCTGGTGTGGATCGGGGCGGAGCGGCTGCGTCTGGACGCGGAGCGTCCCGTGCCGTTGATCGTCTATCCGCCGCCTGGGATCACCCGGGCGCTCGCCCTGGAGGCACTGGAGCGGCAGGGGCGGGAGTGGCGGATCGTCTGCACCAGCGGAAGCCTGAACGGGCTGATCGCGGCGGCCCGGGCGGGGCTGGGGGTGATGGCGCACTCCCGCGGGCTGGTGCCGCCCGGGTTGGCGCGGGTGCCGGACCGCTTCGGGCTGCCGGAGCTGGGACAGGTGGACTTCGTACTGGTCCACGGCCGACGTCGCACGCCCGCCCAGAGCGCGGCGGACGCGCTGACCGCGGCGATCCTGGCGGCCGGTGACCGCCTGCACCGACAGTGACCCCACCCACCGCCCGGCGCTGAACCCACCGCTGCTGCCCCCTACCGCATCGGCGCCGGATAAGTGAGCTGCTTGATCCGTCGCAGGAACACCGTGGTCTCCACGTGCTGCACGCCCTCCAGCCGGCCGAGCGGGCCGCTGAGGTAGGCGTACAGGTCGGCGGTGCTCTCGGCCAGCGCGGTGGCGATGATGTTGCACGGGCCGGTCGCCGCCGACGCGTGGGCGATCGGGGTGTGCCCGGCCAGCGCCTCCCCCACGGAGTGCAGCGTGGCCGGTGCCGCGGTGATCCACAGGATCGCGGCCACCGGATGGCCGAGGATCCCCGGGTCGCACTCCGAGTCGACGAACACGGCACCCGACGCGAGCAGGGCGGCGAGCCGGCGTTTGGCGGCGGACTCGGTGAGGCCCGTGGCCCGCTGCAACTCGGGGTAGGTGGCGCGGCCGTCCCGCTCCAGCGCGGCGAGCAGCGGCCCGTCCTGCGGGGTGATCCGGGCGGTCGCCGGGTCCGGTGCGCGGCGGGGCCGTAGCGCCTCGGTCTCCGCGGCGGTGAGCGCGTCGAGCTTGGAGACCCAGCTCTGCGCGCCGCCGTAGAAGCGGTGCAGCAGCTGGTGGGCGCGGATCTCCACCACGCTGGGGGTGCGCGGGAGCCTGCCGAGCAGGAGTTCGTCGTGGTCCAAGGGGCTGCGCGGCCGGGTCAGGCAGAGCACCTCGGTGCCGCCCGAGGCGAGCCCCACCCAGTAGGTGTCGGAGCGCTTGGCCAGGGCCTCCCCGATGGCCGGTGCGC
Above is a window of Streptomyces griseorubiginosus DNA encoding:
- a CDS encoding LysR substrate-binding domain-containing protein codes for the protein MYDPSQLRTFLAVAQTLSFTQAARRLGVRQSTVSQHVRRLEDAAGRQLFSRDTHSVELTEDGEAMLGFARRILEVHDQATAFFTGTRLRGRLRFGASEDFVLTRLPEILEGFRYDHPEVDLELTVELSGTLHEQLAAGKLDLVLAKRRPEDPRGELVWHDRLVWIGAERLRLDAERPVPLIVYPPPGITRALALEALERQGREWRIVCTSGSLNGLIAAARAGLGVMAHSRGLVPPGLARVPDRFGLPELGQVDFVLVHGRRRTPAQSAADALTAAILAAGDRLHRQ
- a CDS encoding Lrp/AsnC family transcriptional regulator, yielding MQTKSPTPSPGFDGLDLRLLSALALDGRASFSRIAAVLGVSDQTVARRYRRLCAEGGLRVVLMRDAHRLGEDQWMLRVRCTPDSAPAIGEALAKRSDTYWVGLASGGTEVLCLTRPRSPLDHDELLLGRLPRTPSVVEIRAHQLLHRFYGGAQSWVSKLDALTAAETEALRPRRAPDPATARITPQDGPLLAALERDGRATYPELQRATGLTESAAKRRLAALLASGAVFVDSECDPGILGHPVAAILWITAAPATLHSVGEALAGHTPIAHASAATGPCNIIATALAESTADLYAYLSGPLGRLEGVQHVETTVFLRRIKQLTYPAPMR